A window from Pseudomonas kribbensis encodes these proteins:
- a CDS encoding thioesterase family protein: protein MPTLTTYQTRIIPDWVDYNGHLRDAFYLLIFSYATDALMDRLGMDSNNREASGNSLFTLELHLNYLHEVKLDAEVEVRTQIIGHDQKRLHLYHSLHLAGGDKELAGNEQMLLHVDLAGPRSAPFTPDTLSRLQAIVAEQADLPAPAYIGRVIALPPAR, encoded by the coding sequence ACCACCTACCAAACCCGCATCATCCCCGACTGGGTCGACTACAACGGCCACCTGCGCGATGCCTTCTATCTGCTGATCTTCAGCTACGCCACCGATGCCCTGATGGACCGCCTCGGCATGGACAGCAACAACCGCGAAGCCAGCGGAAACTCGCTGTTCACCCTCGAACTGCACCTCAACTACCTGCACGAAGTGAAGCTCGATGCCGAAGTCGAAGTGCGCACGCAAATCATCGGCCACGACCAGAAACGCCTGCACCTCTATCACAGCCTGCACCTGGCCGGCGGTGACAAGGAGCTGGCGGGCAACGAACAGATGCTGCTCCACGTCGACCTCGCCGGGCCGCGTTCCGCACCGTTCACCCCGGACACTCTGAGCCGCCTGCAAGCCATCGTCGCCGAGCAGGCCGACCTGCCCGCCCCGGCTTACATCGGTCGGGTCATCGCCCTGCCCCCAGCCCGGTAA
- a CDS encoding gamma-butyrobetaine dioxygenase has translation MQTAAAVADFRTYPLISALNGVQNLADRVLIEWADGRVSPFHHVWLRDNCPCPQCVYSVTREQVFEIVDAAQDLSPSAAHIDTDGCLRIDWQDGHLSRFDAGWLRAHAYDDESRAERLAAKPKAFLWRSDLQLPAFDYSALMNDDAALLQWLLAVRDIGLTQVRGVPTEPGSLKLIAERISFIRESNFGVLFNVQSKADADSNAYTAFNLPLHTDLPTRELQPGLQFLHCLVNDAEGGESIFVDGFAIAEALRQEDPASFKALCEIPVEFRNKDRHSDYRCLAPIIALDALGRVAEIRMANFLRGAFDTSVEQMPVLYRAYRRFIAMTREPRFRVMQRLNPGELWCFDNRRTLHARNAFDPSTGARHFQGCYIDRDELLSRILVLQR, from the coding sequence ATGCAAACCGCCGCCGCAGTTGCCGATTTCCGTACTTATCCGTTGATCAGCGCGCTGAACGGCGTACAGAACCTGGCGGATCGCGTCCTGATCGAATGGGCCGACGGGCGCGTCAGCCCGTTCCACCACGTGTGGTTGCGGGACAACTGCCCGTGTCCGCAGTGCGTCTACAGCGTTACCCGCGAGCAAGTATTCGAGATCGTCGATGCGGCGCAGGACCTGTCGCCCTCCGCCGCGCACATCGATACCGATGGCTGCTTGCGCATCGACTGGCAGGACGGCCACCTCAGCCGCTTCGATGCGGGTTGGCTGCGGGCCCACGCCTATGACGACGAGTCCCGCGCTGAACGCCTCGCCGCCAAACCGAAAGCCTTTCTGTGGCGCAGTGATCTGCAACTGCCAGCGTTCGATTATTCAGCCCTGATGAACGACGACGCTGCACTGCTGCAATGGTTGCTGGCGGTACGCGATATCGGCCTGACCCAGGTGCGCGGCGTGCCCACCGAACCCGGCTCGCTGAAGCTGATCGCCGAGCGCATTTCGTTCATTCGCGAGAGCAATTTCGGTGTGCTGTTCAACGTGCAATCCAAGGCCGATGCCGACAGCAACGCCTACACCGCATTCAACCTGCCATTGCACACCGACCTGCCGACCCGCGAGCTGCAACCGGGGCTGCAATTTCTGCATTGCCTGGTGAACGACGCCGAGGGTGGCGAGAGCATTTTCGTCGACGGTTTTGCGATTGCCGAAGCGTTGCGTCAGGAAGATCCCGCATCATTCAAGGCCCTGTGCGAGATCCCGGTGGAGTTTCGCAACAAGGACCGCCACAGCGACTATCGCTGCCTCGCGCCGATCATCGCCCTCGATGCCTTGGGCCGGGTTGCAGAAATCCGCATGGCCAACTTTCTGCGCGGCGCGTTCGACACGTCCGTGGAGCAAATGCCCGTGCTGTATCGCGCTTATCGACGCTTCATCGCCATGACCCGCGAGCCACGCTTCCGGGTGATGCAGCGGCTCAATCCGGGCGAGTTGTGGTGCTTCGACAACCGCCGCACCCTGCATGCGCGCAATGCGTTCGACCCGTCCACCGGGGCCCGGCATTTTCAGGGCTGCTACATCGACCGGGACGAGTTGCTGTCGCGGATTCTGGTGCTTCAGCGCTAG
- a CDS encoding GlxA family transcriptional regulator: protein MTSFNSGAQPQNRAPQSIGFLLLDNFTLISLASAVEPLRMANQLSGRELYRWTTLTVDGGQVWASDGLQITPDASMHKAPALDTIIVCGGIGIQRTVTREHVSWLQSQARQSRRLGAVCTGSWALACAGLLDGFDCSVHWECLAAMQEAFPRVAMSTRLFTLDRNRFTSSGGTAPLDMMLHLISRDHGRELSAAISEMFVYERIRNEQDHQRVPLKHMLGTNQPKLQEIVALMEANLEEPIDLDELAVYVAVSRRQLERLFQKYLHCSPSRYYLKLRLIRARQLLKQTPMSIIEVASVCGFVSTPHFSKCYREYFGIPPRDERVGSNTTQQVAMLPLPQAIVMSPLSGPMSALSQARNESTFASVRL from the coding sequence ATGACGTCGTTCAACTCCGGGGCTCAACCCCAGAACCGTGCGCCTCAATCCATCGGCTTTCTGCTGCTGGACAATTTCACGCTGATTTCCCTGGCTTCCGCAGTCGAACCGCTGCGCATGGCCAACCAGTTGTCCGGTCGCGAGCTGTATCGCTGGACGACCCTCACCGTCGACGGTGGCCAGGTCTGGGCCAGTGACGGTCTGCAGATCACCCCCGACGCCTCCATGCACAAAGCCCCGGCCCTCGACACCATCATCGTGTGCGGCGGGATCGGCATTCAACGCACCGTTACCCGTGAACACGTCTCGTGGCTGCAAAGCCAGGCGCGCCAGTCCCGTCGCCTCGGCGCCGTGTGCACCGGCAGTTGGGCCCTGGCCTGCGCCGGCCTGCTCGACGGCTTCGATTGCAGCGTGCACTGGGAATGTCTGGCGGCAATGCAGGAAGCTTTCCCGCGCGTGGCGATGAGCACCCGTCTGTTCACCCTCGACCGCAACCGTTTCACCAGCTCCGGCGGCACCGCGCCGCTGGACATGATGCTGCACCTGATCAGCCGTGATCACGGCCGTGAACTGTCCGCCGCGATCTCCGAGATGTTCGTCTACGAGCGCATCCGCAACGAACAGGATCACCAGCGTGTGCCGCTCAAACACATGCTCGGCACCAACCAGCCGAAACTGCAGGAAATCGTCGCGCTGATGGAAGCCAACCTGGAAGAGCCGATCGACCTCGACGAACTGGCGGTGTACGTCGCCGTGTCCCGTCGCCAGCTCGAGCGCCTGTTCCAGAAATACCTGCACTGCTCGCCGTCGCGCTACTACCTCAAGCTGCGTTTGATCCGTGCCCGGCAACTGCTCAAGCAGACGCCGATGTCGATCATCGAAGTGGCGTCGGTCTGCGGGTTCGTGTCGACGCCGCACTTCTCCAAGTGCTACCGCGAATACTTTGGCATTCCGCCGCGTGACGAGCGCGTCGGCTCCAACACCACCCAGCAGGTTGCGATGCTGCCGCTGCCGCAGGCCATCGTGATGTCGCCGCTGTCCGGGCCGATGTCGGCGCTGAGCCAGGCGCGCAACGAGTCGACCTTCGCCAGCGTGCGTCTCTGA
- a CDS encoding L-serine ammonia-lyase: protein MAISVFDLFKIGIGPSSSHTVGPMRAAALFVESLRDRFLLEQVRRIEVQLFGSLSATGVGHGSDNAVIMGLMGEWPDAIDPSQIGPRIQALRETHTLLLDGRLSVPFIWARDMRLIDENLPFHPNAMTLVAEGDHGEIHRDTYYSVGGGFVVDEAQASSGVVDLDRTELPYDFSSAVELLELCKQNNLRVAELMMANEKVWRSEEEIRAGLMKLWRAMQDCVEQGLKHEGILPGGLNVRRRAAKLHRSLQELNKPNVIGSTLSAMEWVNLFALAVNEENAAGGRMVTAPTNGAAGIIPAVLHYFMKFSEAVTDANVVDYFLGAAAVGILCKKNASISGAEVGCQGEVGSACAMAAAGLAEVLGATPEQLCNAAEIGLEHNLGLTCDPVGGLVQVPCIERNAIAAVKAINAAQMALRGDGQHFISLDRVIRTMRDTGADMHDKYKETSRGGLAVSAVEC from the coding sequence ATGGCTATCAGCGTTTTCGACCTGTTCAAAATCGGCATTGGTCCCTCCAGTTCTCACACCGTCGGGCCGATGCGCGCCGCGGCGCTGTTCGTCGAGTCGCTGCGCGACAGATTCCTGCTGGAGCAGGTTCGGCGGATCGAAGTGCAACTGTTCGGTTCGCTGTCGGCCACCGGCGTCGGTCACGGCAGCGACAATGCGGTGATCATGGGCCTGATGGGCGAGTGGCCGGATGCGATCGACCCGTCGCAGATCGGCCCGCGGATCCAGGCCTTGCGCGAAACCCACACCCTTTTACTGGATGGTCGTTTGTCGGTGCCTTTTATATGGGCTCGCGACATGCGTCTGATCGACGAGAACCTGCCGTTCCATCCCAACGCCATGACCCTGGTTGCCGAAGGCGATCACGGCGAGATTCATCGCGACACCTACTATTCGGTCGGCGGCGGTTTTGTCGTCGATGAAGCGCAGGCGTCCAGCGGTGTGGTGGACCTGGATCGCACCGAATTGCCCTATGACTTCTCCAGCGCCGTCGAGCTGCTGGAGCTGTGCAAGCAGAACAATCTGCGCGTGGCCGAACTGATGATGGCCAACGAGAAAGTCTGGCGCAGCGAAGAGGAAATCCGCGCCGGGCTGATGAAGCTCTGGCGGGCGATGCAGGATTGTGTCGAGCAGGGCCTCAAGCACGAAGGCATCCTGCCGGGCGGCCTCAATGTGCGTCGGCGTGCGGCCAAGTTGCACCGCAGTCTTCAGGAATTGAACAAGCCCAACGTGATCGGCTCGACCCTCAGCGCCATGGAGTGGGTCAATCTGTTCGCCCTGGCGGTGAACGAAGAGAACGCGGCCGGCGGGCGCATGGTCACGGCGCCGACCAACGGCGCGGCCGGGATCATTCCGGCGGTGCTGCACTACTTCATGAAATTCAGCGAGGCGGTGACCGACGCCAACGTGGTCGATTATTTCCTCGGCGCGGCAGCGGTGGGGATTCTGTGCAAGAAGAACGCTTCGATCTCCGGTGCCGAAGTCGGCTGTCAGGGTGAGGTCGGTTCGGCCTGTGCAATGGCGGCGGCGGGGCTGGCGGAAGTGCTCGGCGCCACGCCGGAGCAGTTGTGCAACGCGGCGGAAATTGGCCTGGAGCATAACCTCGGTCTGACCTGCGATCCGGTGGGCGGTCTGGTCCAGGTGCCGTGCATCGAGCGCAACGCGATTGCGGCGGTGAAAGCGATCAACGCGGCGCAGATGGCCTTGCGCGGCGATGGTCAGCACTTTATTTCGCTGGACCGGGTGATCCGCACCATGCGCGATACCGGCGCCGACATGCATGACAAATATAAGGAAACTTCACGGGGTGGATTGGCGGTCAGCGCGGTCGAGTGCTGA
- a CDS encoding choline ABC transporter substrate-binding protein, which translates to MKGSPSLLLAAMLSLPLLAQAAEPAQCSTVNFSDVGWTDITATTATTSVVLDALGYKTKTTMISVPVTYKSLADGKNMDVFLGNWMPTMENDIKAYRDAGTVEVVRTNLKGAKYTLAVPQALYDKGLHDFADIAKFKKELDGKIYGIEPGNDGNRLIQSMIDKNAFGLKDAGFKVVESSEAGMLSQVDRAQKRDTAVVFLGWAPHPMNKRFKIQYLTGGDDFFGPDFGAATVATNTRKGYVEECSNVGQLLKNLEFTVDMESTLMGNILDDKMKPEAAAKAWLKKNPQVLDTWLAGVTTIDGKPGLEAVKAKLAQ; encoded by the coding sequence ATGAAAGGTTCCCCGTCGTTGTTGTTGGCCGCCATGCTGAGTCTGCCGTTACTGGCTCAAGCCGCAGAACCGGCGCAGTGCAGTACCGTTAACTTCTCCGATGTCGGCTGGACCGACATCACCGCAACAACCGCGACCACCAGCGTGGTGCTCGACGCCCTCGGCTACAAGACCAAGACCACCATGATCTCCGTGCCCGTGACCTACAAGTCGCTGGCCGACGGCAAGAACATGGACGTGTTCCTCGGCAACTGGATGCCGACCATGGAAAACGACATCAAGGCCTACCGTGACGCCGGCACCGTGGAAGTGGTGCGCACCAACCTCAAGGGCGCCAAATACACCCTCGCCGTACCGCAGGCGCTGTACGACAAGGGCCTGCATGACTTCGCCGACATCGCCAAATTCAAGAAAGAGCTCGACGGCAAGATCTACGGCATCGAGCCTGGCAACGACGGCAACCGCCTGATCCAGAGCATGATCGACAAGAACGCCTTCGGACTGAAAGACGCCGGCTTCAAGGTCGTCGAATCGTCCGAGGCGGGCATGCTCTCGCAGGTCGACCGTGCGCAGAAGCGCGACACCGCCGTGGTGTTCCTCGGCTGGGCGCCGCACCCGATGAACAAGCGCTTCAAGATTCAATACCTGACCGGCGGCGACGACTTCTTCGGCCCGGATTTCGGCGCCGCTACTGTCGCGACCAACACCCGCAAGGGCTATGTCGAGGAATGCAGCAACGTCGGTCAGTTGCTGAAGAATCTGGAGTTCACCGTCGACATGGAAAGCACCCTGATGGGCAACATCCTCGACGACAAGATGAAGCCTGAAGCGGCCGCCAAGGCCTGGCTGAAAAAGAATCCACAGGTGCTCGATACCTGGCTCGCTGGCGTGACCACCATTGACGGTAAACCTGGCCTGGAGGCCGTGAAAGCCAAACTTGCTCAGTAA
- the choW gene encoding choline ABC transporter permease subunit, translating to MLIDQKIPLGQYIAGFVEWLTQHGASTFDAIAVTLETMIHGVTFALTWFNPLVLIGLIALLAHFIQRKWGLTAFVIASFLLILNLGYWQETMETLAQVMFATLVCVVIGVPLGIVAAHKPMFYTLMRPVLDLMQTVPTFVYLIPTLTLFGLGVVPGLISTVVFAIAAPIRLTYLGIRDVPEELMDAGKAFGCSRRQLLSRIELPHAMPSIAAGITQCIMLSLSMVVIAALVGADGLGKPVVNALNTADIALGFEAGLAIVLLAIMLDRICKQPDAKVGGDA from the coding sequence ATGCTGATTGATCAGAAAATCCCTTTAGGCCAGTACATCGCGGGCTTCGTTGAATGGTTGACGCAACACGGCGCCAGCACCTTCGACGCAATCGCCGTGACCCTGGAAACGATGATCCACGGCGTGACGTTTGCGCTGACCTGGTTCAACCCGCTGGTGTTGATCGGCCTCATCGCTCTGCTGGCGCACTTCATTCAACGCAAATGGGGCCTCACCGCCTTCGTGATCGCCTCCTTTCTGCTGATCCTCAACCTGGGGTACTGGCAGGAAACCATGGAAACCCTCGCCCAGGTCATGTTCGCGACCCTGGTCTGCGTGGTCATCGGCGTGCCGCTGGGCATCGTCGCCGCGCACAAACCGATGTTCTACACTTTGATGAGGCCGGTGCTCGATCTGATGCAGACCGTACCGACCTTCGTTTACCTCATTCCTACCCTGACCCTCTTCGGGCTGGGCGTGGTCCCGGGCCTGATCTCCACGGTGGTGTTCGCCATCGCTGCGCCGATCCGCCTGACCTACCTGGGCATCCGCGATGTCCCGGAAGAACTGATGGACGCCGGCAAGGCCTTCGGCTGCTCGCGTCGCCAACTGCTTTCACGGATTGAACTGCCCCACGCCATGCCGAGCATCGCAGCCGGCATCACCCAGTGCATCATGCTGTCGCTGTCGATGGTGGTGATCGCGGCACTGGTGGGCGCCGACGGACTCGGCAAACCGGTGGTCAACGCACTGAACACTGCTGATATCGCCCTGGGCTTCGAAGCGGGCCTGGCGATCGTACTGCTGGCGATCATGCTCGACCGTATCTGCAAACAACCCGACGCCAAAGTAGGGGGTGACGCATGA
- the choV gene encoding choline ABC transporter ATP-binding protein produces the protein MSIIRFDNVDVIFAKDPREALKLLDQGMTRNEILKKTGQIVGVEKASLDIEKGEICVLMGLSGSGKSSLLRCINGLNTVSRGKLFVEHEGKQIDIASCSPAELKMMRTKRIAMVFQKFALMPWLTVRENISFGLEMQGRPEKERRKLVDDKLELVGLTQWRNKKPNELSGGMQQRVGLARALAMDADILLMDEPFSALDPLIRQGLQDELLELQRKLSKTIVFVSHDLDEALKLGSRIAIMKDGRIIQYSVPEEIVLNPADDYVRTFVAHTNPLNVLCGRSLMRTLDNCKRINGSVCLDPGGDSWLDLAEGNTIKGARKNGSVLDLQNWVPGQAVEGLDRRPTLVDSNIGMRDALQIRYQTGNKLVLHDNNHVVGILGDSELYHALLGKNLG, from the coding sequence ATGAGCATAATCCGCTTCGACAACGTAGACGTTATCTTCGCCAAGGATCCACGCGAGGCGCTCAAGCTGCTGGATCAGGGCATGACCCGTAACGAGATCCTGAAAAAGACCGGGCAGATTGTCGGCGTTGAAAAAGCCAGCCTGGACATCGAGAAAGGCGAAATCTGTGTATTGATGGGTTTGTCCGGCTCCGGCAAGTCCAGCCTGTTGCGCTGCATCAACGGCCTCAACACCGTGAGCCGCGGCAAGCTGTTCGTCGAGCACGAAGGCAAACAGATCGACATCGCGTCCTGCAGCCCGGCCGAACTGAAGATGATGCGCACCAAGCGCATTGCCATGGTGTTCCAGAAATTCGCTCTGATGCCTTGGCTGACCGTGCGCGAGAACATCAGCTTCGGTCTGGAAATGCAGGGCCGTCCCGAGAAAGAACGGCGCAAGCTGGTGGATGACAAACTTGAGCTGGTGGGTCTGACCCAGTGGCGCAACAAGAAACCCAACGAACTGTCCGGCGGCATGCAGCAGCGTGTGGGCCTGGCCCGCGCACTGGCGATGGACGCCGACATTCTGCTGATGGACGAACCGTTTTCGGCCCTCGACCCGCTGATCCGCCAGGGCCTGCAGGACGAATTGCTGGAACTGCAACGCAAGCTGAGCAAGACCATCGTGTTCGTGAGCCACGACCTCGACGAGGCGCTCAAACTGGGCAGCCGCATCGCGATCATGAAAGACGGCCGGATCATCCAGTACAGCGTGCCGGAAGAAATCGTGCTCAACCCTGCGGACGACTACGTGCGCACCTTCGTCGCCCACACCAATCCGCTCAACGTGCTCTGTGGTCGCAGCCTGATGCGCACCCTGGACAACTGCAAACGCATCAACGGTTCTGTGTGCCTCGATCCAGGCGGCGACTCATGGCTGGACCTGGCCGAAGGCAACACCATCAAGGGTGCACGCAAGAACGGTTCGGTACTCGACTTGCAGAACTGGGTGCCGGGGCAAGCGGTGGAAGGTCTGGATCGTCGTCCGACGCTGGTGGACTCGAACATCGGCATGCGTGACGCGTTGCAGATTCGTTACCAGACCGGCAACAAACTGGTGCTGCACGACAATAACCATGTGGTGGGGATTCTCGGGGACAGCGAGCTGTATCACGCGCTGCTCGGGAAGAACCTGGGGTAA
- a CDS encoding BCCT family transporter: MFYTSTVLILLLTAILIIAPQEAGRMLGVAQAWLSRSFGWYYMVVIAAYLVFVVGLAFSSYGKLKLGSKDDTPDFSYGAWAGMLFSSGIGISLLYFGASEPLDHYFNPPEGASATNLAARQAVQLTFLHWGLHGWAIYALVGLAVAYFAYRHNQPLALRSALYPLVGERWVKGAAGHAVDGFGMFVTLLGLVTNLGIGSLQVSSGLENLFGMEHSNTNLLIVIIVMSTVATIAAVSGVENGIRRLSNLNIILFSGLLIFVLLFGPTLHLLNGFVQNIGDYLNGVVMKTFDLYVYEGDSAKSDRWLGLWTLFYWAWWISWAPFVGMFIARISRGRTVRELVAGVLLIPLGFTLAWLSIFGNSALDLVMNHGAVELGKTALEQPSMAIYQLLEHYPASKVVIGVSIFVGFVLFLTPADSGAVMMANLSCKGGTVDEDAPHWLRIFWSVVITLVTIGLLFAGNFEAMQTMVVLAGLPFSVVLVCFMFGLHKAMRQDMQIEQEQAQLAERGRRGFSERLTQLDLQPSQSVVQRFMDKHVTPALDDAAAQLRAQGLEVQTLLGKSKRCMGVRVEMEEGNPFVYEVSLDGYLATPTESAQSDEARQRYYRAEVYLHNGSQDYDLMGFTQDQITRDVLDQFESHRQLLGRVYS, from the coding sequence GTGTTCTACACCTCTACCGTGCTGATTCTGTTGTTGACCGCCATTCTGATCATCGCCCCGCAAGAGGCCGGCAGAATGTTGGGAGTGGCTCAGGCCTGGTTGTCCCGCAGCTTCGGCTGGTACTACATGGTGGTGATCGCCGCTTACCTGGTTTTCGTGGTGGGCCTGGCGTTTTCCTCCTACGGCAAACTCAAACTGGGTAGCAAGGACGACACCCCTGATTTCAGCTACGGCGCCTGGGCGGGGATGCTGTTCTCGTCGGGTATCGGTATTTCGCTGCTGTACTTCGGCGCGTCCGAGCCGCTGGATCACTACTTCAATCCGCCGGAAGGCGCATCGGCCACCAACCTGGCGGCACGTCAGGCTGTCCAGCTGACTTTCCTGCACTGGGGCCTGCACGGCTGGGCGATCTACGCACTGGTCGGTCTGGCCGTGGCCTATTTCGCTTACCGCCACAACCAGCCGCTGGCACTGCGTTCGGCGCTGTACCCGCTGGTGGGCGAGCGTTGGGTCAAGGGCGCTGCCGGTCATGCGGTAGACGGCTTCGGCATGTTCGTGACCCTGCTGGGTCTGGTGACCAACCTGGGGATCGGTTCGCTGCAAGTGTCCTCGGGCCTGGAAAACCTGTTCGGCATGGAGCACAGCAACACCAACCTGCTGATCGTGATCATCGTGATGAGCACCGTGGCGACCATCGCTGCCGTGTCCGGCGTGGAAAACGGCATCCGTCGTCTGTCCAACCTCAACATCATCCTGTTCAGCGGCCTGCTGATTTTTGTCCTGCTGTTCGGCCCGACCCTGCACCTGCTCAACGGCTTCGTGCAGAACATCGGCGACTACCTCAACGGCGTGGTCATGAAGACCTTCGACCTGTACGTCTATGAAGGCGACAGTGCCAAGTCCGACCGCTGGCTGGGCCTGTGGACTCTGTTCTACTGGGCATGGTGGATTTCCTGGGCGCCATTCGTAGGCATGTTCATCGCGCGTATTTCCCGTGGCCGTACCGTGCGTGAACTGGTGGCCGGCGTGCTGCTGATTCCGCTGGGCTTCACCCTGGCGTGGCTGTCGATCTTCGGTAACTCGGCACTGGACCTGGTGATGAACCACGGTGCGGTGGAACTCGGCAAGACGGCGCTGGAACAGCCGTCGATGGCGATCTATCAGTTGCTGGAACACTACCCGGCGTCGAAAGTCGTCATCGGTGTGTCGATCTTCGTAGGTTTCGTGCTGTTCCTGACCCCGGCCGACTCCGGCGCGGTAATGATGGCCAACCTTTCCTGCAAGGGCGGCACCGTTGATGAAGACGCGCCGCACTGGTTGCGGATCTTCTGGTCGGTCGTGATCACCCTGGTGACCATCGGCCTGCTGTTCGCCGGTAACTTCGAAGCCATGCAAACCATGGTGGTGCTGGCCGGTCTGCCGTTCTCGGTGGTGCTGGTGTGCTTCATGTTCGGCCTGCACAAGGCGATGCGCCAGGACATGCAGATCGAACAGGAGCAGGCGCAACTGGCTGAGCGCGGTCGTCGTGGTTTCAGCGAGCGTCTGACTCAACTGGACCTGCAACCGAGCCAGTCGGTGGTGCAGCGCTTCATGGATAAACACGTCACCCCGGCGCTGGACGATGCGGCTGCACAGCTGCGTGCCCAAGGTCTGGAAGTGCAGACGCTGCTGGGGAAATCCAAGCGTTGCATGGGCGTGCGGGTCGAGATGGAAGAGGGCAACCCTTTTGTCTACGAAGTGAGCCTGGACGGCTACCTGGCGACCCCGACCGAATCGGCCCAGTCCGATGAAGCACGCCAGCGTTACTACCGCGCCGAGGTGTATCTGCACAACGGCAGCCAGGATTACGACCTGATGGGCTTCACGCAGGATCAGATCACTCGCGATGTGCTCGATCAGTTTGAAAGCCATCGGCAGCTCCTTGGCCGGGTGTACAGCTAA
- the betI gene encoding transcriptional regulator BetI yields MPKVGMQPIRRQQLIEATLQAVDQVGMGDASIALIARLAGVSNGIISHYFQDKNGLIAATMRYLMSVLSENVTARRQALADSSPRAHLQVIIEGNFDASQVNGPAMKTWLAFWATSMHQPSLHRLQRINDHRLYSNLCCEFRRVLPLEDARTAARGLAALIDGLWLRGALSGDAFDTAQAQQIAYEYMDFQLAKKVS; encoded by the coding sequence ATGCCCAAGGTCGGTATGCAACCCATCCGCCGCCAACAACTGATCGAAGCCACTTTGCAGGCCGTCGATCAGGTCGGAATGGGGGACGCCAGCATTGCGCTGATCGCCCGTCTGGCCGGTGTCTCGAATGGCATCATCAGTCACTATTTTCAGGACAAAAACGGCCTGATTGCCGCCACGATGCGGTATCTGATGAGCGTCCTCAGCGAGAACGTCACCGCGCGCCGTCAGGCGCTGGCAGACAGCAGCCCCCGGGCGCATCTGCAGGTGATCATCGAAGGCAACTTCGACGCCAGCCAGGTCAATGGCCCGGCAATGAAAACCTGGCTGGCCTTCTGGGCCACCAGCATGCACCAGCCGTCTTTGCACAGGTTGCAGCGGATCAACGATCACCGTCTGTATTCCAACCTGTGCTGCGAGTTCCGCCGTGTGTTGCCGCTCGAAGATGCGCGCACCGCCGCCCGTGGACTGGCAGCTCTGATTGACGGCTTGTGGTTGCGCGGCGCGCTGTCGGGAGACGCTTTCGACACTGCGCAGGCGCAACAGATCGCTTACGAATACATGGATTTCCAATTGGCCAAGAAGGTGAGCTAG